Part of the Paenibacillus kyungheensis genome, TGCTAATATCGTTACTTTTGTATAGAGTGATCCTCATGACATTTCGAATCTACTGACAATCTAATATGCGATACAGAAAGGATGATTAGTTATGCCTGCTTTACAATTTGATGAACAGCATATCCGTGATGTGATTGATCGTGTGGTTGAACGTACATTTAATATGGATTTTCGTTGGGATTGGCCGGGTGGAGTTGCTTTTTACGGAATCTGCGAAGCCTATGAAGCAACAGGAAAAAAGGAATATCTAGACAAACTTAAAATTTGGATCGATGAGCAGATTGAAGAAGGATTACCACAGTTATCGGTCAACGGGGTATCGATCGGTCATTGTCTGCTTACCTTATATGAAGCAACAGGCGAAGAAAAGTATTTAGATATTGCAAAAGAAATGGCTGAATTTCTAGATAGCAAAGCAGAGCGTTTTGCAGATGGTATTTTCCAGCATACGGTCAATTCACTTACCGATGTATTTCCACAGCAAGCATGGGTAGATACGATGTTTATGGCAGGGTATTATTTGCTACGGATCGGTCATTTGTTAGGCAATGAGAAATATATCGAGGATGGTCTGAAGCAGTATCATGGACATGAAGAGTTTTTACAAGATAACGATACCAATCTGTATTATCACGGTTGGGATCATGTGAATCAGCATCATATGTCAGGCATGTATTGGGCGCGTGGTAATTCATGGGCGGCACTGACCATGGCAAAAGCATTGAAGTTTATTCCAGTGCAACATCCATCGTATATGATTATTGACGGTTCTTTGCGAGATCAATTAAGCGCTCTCGTACGTCTGCAATCACCAGAAGGATTGTGGCATACCGTACTGACCGATGAGACTTCATATCTGGAAACATCCGGTTCTGCGGGTATCGCGACAGCATTATTGTTGCAAGGCAGACTGTACAATAAATATACGCAAAAAGCGATTGATGGCATTTTGTCGAAGATCAAAGAAGACGGTACTATAACAGGCGTTTCCGCAGGGACAGCCGTCATGAATGATATTGATGGCTACCGCAAAGTACCTGCCAAACGTATTCAAGGATGGGGACAAGGACTGGGCTTAGCTTTTCTAGCTCAATTGGTACGTACCAAAGAAGACGTATTTGGTTGATTATCATGAAGCGATCATATCGATCGTTATTTTGAAAAAATATAGCATAGTATTATTCCTGGACATTTTAATTCAGCAAATAAAATATAAAAAAACACGCTGTTCTTATTCAAAGAGCAGCGTGTTTTCTTTAGGTTACATGCAGTGAAACGACAAATTTCTAGCTGCTTTGTCTTACCGTAACATTCGTTACTTTTTGATCAGAACTTTTAGTAATAAATAAAGTATAATGCTTAGAATCTTTCTCAATAGATAACACTTTGTTACTTTCGATAGGTTGAACGTTCCACTTATCCTGTTTTAATTTCGCAATATAGTCTGTAGTTAATGTATCAAATGTTTCCGGTACTTTGTAATTTTTTAGATCATTATCAGAAATCGTAGCTACTTCTGTAGCACTTGAAGGAACAGGCAAGTTATTTAATTCAGCCACATAAGAGAACGTATCTTTTGATGGTTGAGAAGATGTAGAATTTGAGCAAGATGCAAGTAGAACAACAAAACAGATTAATAAAAAACGCATATTACACACCTCATTATGAATTAACGTTCATTAGGACTTTTTGCAGCATTATTCATTTTCCAAATATAAACATTGTAGCCAGCAGAATACCAAGAGCTAAGAGCATTATTTTTTTTGTCATCTGTATGTTGTGTTACATAAAAATGGCCATCTTTTAAAAGTGTAATTAATGCAGTATGATCAATATCTCCATCTTTAGTAAAGTCTGCGTTTACTGGATCACCCATATCAGCTTTCGAAGCACTAGCAGCTAAAGTAGTACGTGTACGCCAAAAATGATAAAAATTATTTGCGCCACCCCAACTATGTGAAGGTTTTGAAATTAAATTATCTGAAAAATACCAAGCATTATCTCCAGTTAAGTATGGACCTTTCCACTGTGACATACCACCTGCATATAATGCTTGAGAAACAAAATTTGTACAATCATTCCATTTAGCCCAACATGCTTTTGAACTTAAAGAACACTTATTATAATTAGCATAGTAGTTAGAGTAGGTTGGATTTCTACCATTCCACCATTTATAAGCATAATCTCTTGCATTAATTGAACTATAACCATTTGAATAAGCATTAGGTGTTAAAAAACTTTTGGGTTTATCTTCGTATACCGATTCATGTACAGAAGATTGTATTTCATATACAGAAGATTGAACAGTGATTGGGTCAGAAGAAGAAACTGGGATCAAGTCGTAAAGTTCATTGAGTTCATTCTCGTTAATAGAAGCTGTATATAATTTATTTTTAAAATTTTTGATTTGTTTATTTTTTTCTTTGTTCTCATAGAAATCCATAAACTTTACAAATTCTATTATATAATTTCTATCTTTACTTGAAAAATCATCAAGAGAAGTTCCTAAACCTTTAATAAATAATTGATATTCAGTATTATCTAGATTCTGTTCTATTGTAATTGAATTTATATTTATGTAATCTTTTATTATTTTAATAGCTATAGCATATTTTTTTTCTGCTTCTTCTTTTGTTACAGTTGTTTCTATTAGATTAGGAATATTTACTTCTACTTTACCAGTAGCTACATTATTTATATACTCCCTGAATTCTGTTTGGGGATATTCTAAGGAATCTGTATGTAACTGATTAGATTCTGCTAAAGCATTAGAAGGTAGTTGACTTACAAAAAAAGTGAAGATAATAAATAATAGTAATAAGAATTTTTTTGATTTTCTCATTGTATTCCTCCTTATATAAATTATTTTTAAACTTTAACATAGTTTGAAATTGGTAACAATGTGTTATTTTTCCTAAATAAATAATTTGAATATAAAATTTCAGGTCTATATATCTAATTAATCGACAAAATATTTGCTTATGTTTTAATTTTTTCTATTAATAATATTTGAACTTATAACTTAAAATACCATTTCAGTTATCTAATTGAAATGGTATTTTAGGTTTGAAAATTTACAATAACGGTTGCTTCACAATCGAGAACTGATGATCTAGATTCTCAACGATCATATAGAGTATACCATTCTCGTATTTAATAAATTTGGATACCGTATTCTCAGATGTTTGGGGCATTTGCCAGATTTCTTTGCCATTACGATCATACAGATAATTCTTCTGTTCACTATTATCAATGAGAAAGACTTGATTGTTATTGTAATCGGTTGTCCATTTTTCATCACGATCAGCTAACGTACGAATCATTTCATATACACGTTGACCTGTAGCTAGATTGTAACGAGCATAGATTGGGAAAGGTTTGTCTGTATTAGCGCCTAACGGATTTCCTTTAATATTGGTCGTGTAGACAATCAATTCATTCGATTGTAATTGAAAATCAGCATCTAGATTCCACGGTACGGTAACCGTTTTGGCTTTTACGTTAGGATGAGCAGTATCCCAAATGTAAAACACATTTTGCGTTTGCATCAAGCTACCACCATTGTATTGAGCGACCACGTAATGAGAGAACATTTTTACTTGAGTTGGATTAGCATTTTCATAGTTAAACGTCTGCTGAATCGTTGGCGTTGTAGTCAGAGATGCTTGTTTCCAAGGTGCTTGATAGACCGATAACTGCTTGCTCGACTGAACAACAATTTGTTCTTTGCTAGTGGATGTAGGAGCAGACCATGCTAACTGCGAACCATTGCCCGACACGACTTGATACAAGTGTGCAGGTAACGTAACCGTTGATAAAATTTTGCCTGATGTTGCTTGAGCTGTTGATAATGTGATTTTTTTTAGGGATTGTTTATGTTGTACAATTAATACTAATTTGTTAGAACTGGTCAATACGTTATAGCTGAAAATACGATCATACGTATTGTTCCAAAGAGGCATCGATGTGTTCAAATTCACGATTTCTATGCGGTTATTCGCTATATCTACTAGAACTGCTTGATCATGAGGTAGATTCACAATCTGTGTATCGATCCGAAAATCGTCTGGAAAAGATAAATGATCATCTGTAGGATTAGCAGCAAATGCTTGTACAGGTAATAATAGCAATAGTGTTAACGTTAGAATCCATTTTTTCATCACAGGTAATCCTTTCTGCACATCCTTTATTTTATGTAGCATACCTATATATATTATACCGTATATTTGCAGCATGTGTACTATTTAGATTTGACGAGGTAAATAATAGGCTTTATGGTAATAATATAAAAATAATGATTGAAAAAGGGGTTGCTCTTATGGCTAGTGAACATATCGTACTGAATCAAGGACAAAATACCAATCTGGCGCAAGGGGATTCGTTAAAAGTAATGATTCAATGTGATGCTTCACCGTCGCCGCTGGATATCAGTTGCTTTATGGTAAATGAAGCAGGCAAAGTACCTTCAGATGATTATTTTATTTTTTACAATCAAAATGTCGATCCGCATCAATCAGTGCATTTGGAACAAGCAACAGAGCGGAGTACACAATTTGCGTTAAATATGACTAAATTGCAAGCGGCTCCTATTGCCAAATGTGTATTTACAGCTACGTTAGAAGGGGCAGGCACATTTGCAGAAGTACAAGGTTGCAAAGCGGTGCTTACGCTTGGTGAACAAGAGATTACATATACAATTACAGAAGCGACAGCAGAGACTGCGCTTATTTTTATAGAAGTGTATCGCTATCAGCAAGGGTTCAAAGTGCGAGCGATTGGACGTGGATTTTTTGGCGGTTTGAAGCCTTTAGCAGAATCATTTGGTGTAGAAATTGACGATAGTCCTGAAGAAGAAACAGCGCCTTCGCAAGCAAGTCCGGCTGATCCAACACCTGTGCCGGTTGTTGAGCCTGTATCCACACCTGAACCGATCACTCCACCAGTAAATACATCGATAGGCAAAATCGATCTGCTCAAACGCAAAGTCACCTTATCACTTGAGAAGAAACAAATCCCTCCGATTCAAGCCAGAGTGGCGGTAGTGTTCGATGCATCGGGTTCGATGTATTCTTTGTACAAAAAAGGGGTCGTGCAAGAAGCGTTTGAACGTATATTGGCGATTGCGGCGGCATTTGATGATAATGGGGAATTGGATGTATGGTTTTTTGCTAAAGAATTTCTACGTGCGCCAAGTGTACGTGCTGAAGATTACAAAGATTATGTCGCGCGCACCTATAAGTTAGGAAGTAAAGGTGGAACAAATAACGAACCGCCTGTGATGGAAGATGTGATTCGCAGATATACAGTCGAAGAACCGAATGTACGTATTCCAACGTATATTATCTTTTTTAGCGATGGTGGAGTCAGCAGTAAAAGCAAAATTACCAAATTAATTACCGAAAGTTCTCATCAAAATCTGTTCTGGCAATTTGTTGGACTGGGCAATGCGAATTATGGTATTTTGCGTCAGTTGGATGAGCTCAAAGGACGTTTTATAGACAATGCCAGCTTTTTCGAATTAGACGATATTTCTAAAGTGAGCGATGAAGAGCTATATGATCGCCTATTGAACGAATTCCCAAGCTGGATTGTAGAAGCAAGACGTAAAGGAATTTTGGCATAATTGCACAAGAATGAAGAATGAAGAATGAAGAATGAAGAATGAAGAATGAAGAATGAAGAATGAAGAATGAAGAATGAAGAGTAAAAGAGCCAGAAGGCAGTAAAGCATCTTGTATAATGTAGAGATGACTTTTACTAGCTTTTGGCTCTTTTTTTGAATTAGAAGAAGGAACTGAGATAGATAAGAATCATTTATTGGAATAAAGAAAGGCTATACATTGCTACGAAATAGACGTGATGCGTAAAATTTATTTTTTAGTTTTCACATATCAGTTTTCTATCGCATTAGAATAGGCATCTTGCAACAACAACGATTAGAGAATCTTCTCTTTTGAAAAGAGGGCTTTACCTCACTTTAACTTTTTGATGTTATCATCTGCTTGAATCGATCGCCTGAGCGTTTGCCCCAGTTGGTTCCCAATACCCCAAGAATAATCAATGTTGTGCCAATAATATGGTAATACATTAACTGCTCATGCAAAAATACACTACCTGCAATCATCGACGTAATAGTTGCAAAGTTGCTAAATACACTCATTTTGGTCGCTTCCAGATGAGAGAGCGCATAACTGGATAACAAAGTCGTTCCCAGCGAAGACAATATCCCTAAGTAAAGCAAAGCGAATCCATAATGTGGCTCTGTAAATGGCTGAACATATTCAATTACCGTCCCGAGTATCAGATGTCGACCAAGTGCTACAATATTAAATAACACACAAGCCGTTATCATCGTTACCCATGTTAATTGAAGTGGATTATACTGCTTGGTAAGCGGGCGAGCGAGTACACCATATCCTGCAAAACAAAGCGCAGACCCGATCAATAACAAGATTCCACCCAGATTACTGAGCGAAAAGTTGGTACCGCCTTTCATCACAAAAATAAACACAACGCCTATCACAGACAATAACAGTGATCCTTTTTGTATCCATGACGATTGTTCTTTGAGAAAATAAGTCGCCAGAATCAATGTGAAAATAGGAGCAGTCGCCTGTATAATACCAGCTTCAGAAGAAGAAGCATACAACAATCCAAACGCTTGAAAAGCAAAAAACAAAATAGGTGATAACATCGCCAGTGGTAAAATGCGCCAGATATCTCGCCAGGTGCAGGTGACTTTGATCCAGCCTAGCAGAATAGGAATTCCCAACACGATAGTAGATAACAAAAATCGATGAGCCAGTACATCGAGTGGATGTGCTGTATTGATCGTCATTTTCATAAATAAAAACGAAAATCCGATAATCAGTGCATAAGCTAGAGCAGCTAGGTAAGCGGGTATACGATTAGATTGGGTAGTCATTTGTGTGTACCTCCAGGTGATCATTTGCAATATGAATAGGTTGCTTATTCAATATACGTGGCGGACAAACAGCTCACAATCACGATAAAATCAAACTGTACCGATACAGATTGTATACACCTTTTAGAAGATCCAATGGAGAAGAGTCTATAATATGGTCTATACCATAAGTATTCAGCAGAGTACGTATAGTAGACGAAGGCACTACAGGGTAAGGGAGGAGCCAACTCATGAATAAATTTAAAAATACATCAAAAAGTAAACCTATGAATAAACAACAACAATTAGTTGTACATATCGCACAGCAGATTCAAGCAGGTACGTTAGTATCGGGTCAGAAATTACCTTCGATTCGATCTATGGCTCAAACTAATCAGTGTAGCCCTTCTACAGTAATCGGAGCGTATGAACAATTGATGCAAGAACGCTGGATTTATGCGATGGATCGAAGCGGATATTATGTGGCTCAACAAGGATATAATCAACAGCGTTATCCAGTGCGTGAACAGATTGATTTGTCATCAGCAGCGCCAGCACCTGAGTTGTTTCCTTATGACGATTTTCAAAGTTGTCTGAATCAAGCAACTCATGTCTATCGAGATCAATTATTTTCATATGGGATGCCTCAAGGCTTACCTCCATTATTGTGTGAAGTAAGACAACAGTTAGAAGAAGTACAAGTATTTGCGCGCGAGTCTCAGTTATTTGTCACATCAGGGATACAGCGAGCATTGTCGATTTTGACGATGATGCCTTTTTCAAATGGTCGACAGACGATTATGATCGAGCAACCGAGTTACCATTTGTTGATCGAATTACTGGGAGCACTTCATGTACCTGTGGAAGGAGTAGAGCGAACAGTGAATGGACTGGATTGGGAGCGAATCGAGACCCTTTTCCAGAGTGGAGAGATTAAGTTCTTTTATGTGATTCCACGATTTCATAATCCATTAGGAACATCGCTATCGACAGTAGATAAAAAGCGGTTAGTCGCATTAGCGGCAAAGTATGATGTGTATATCGTAGAAGATGATTATTTGTCTGATCTAGAACACTCTGTCTCGAATGACCCGATGTATGCGTATGACACGTCAGAGCATATTATTTATCTCAAAAGCTATT contains:
- a CDS encoding glycoside hydrolase family 88 protein, whose amino-acid sequence is MPALQFDEQHIRDVIDRVVERTFNMDFRWDWPGGVAFYGICEAYEATGKKEYLDKLKIWIDEQIEEGLPQLSVNGVSIGHCLLTLYEATGEEKYLDIAKEMAEFLDSKAERFADGIFQHTVNSLTDVFPQQAWVDTMFMAGYYLLRIGHLLGNEKYIEDGLKQYHGHEEFLQDNDTNLYYHGWDHVNQHHMSGMYWARGNSWAALTMAKALKFIPVQHPSYMIIDGSLRDQLSALVRLQSPEGLWHTVLTDETSYLETSGSAGIATALLLQGRLYNKYTQKAIDGILSKIKEDGTITGVSAGTAVMNDIDGYRKVPAKRIQGWGQGLGLAFLAQLVRTKEDVFG
- a CDS encoding amidase domain-containing protein, which codes for MRKSKKFLLLLFIIFTFFVSQLPSNALAESNQLHTDSLEYPQTEFREYINNVATGKVEVNIPNLIETTVTKEEAEKKYAIAIKIIKDYININSITIEQNLDNTEYQLFIKGLGTSLDDFSSKDRNYIIEFVKFMDFYENKEKNKQIKNFKNKLYTASINENELNELYDLIPVSSSDPITVQSSVYEIQSSVHESVYEDKPKSFLTPNAYSNGYSSINARDYAYKWWNGRNPTYSNYYANYNKCSLSSKACWAKWNDCTNFVSQALYAGGMSQWKGPYLTGDNAWYFSDNLISKPSHSWGGANNFYHFWRTRTTLAASASKADMGDPVNADFTKDGDIDHTALITLLKDGHFYVTQHTDDKKNNALSSWYSAGYNVYIWKMNNAAKSPNER
- a CDS encoding VWA domain-containing protein, producing the protein MASEHIVLNQGQNTNLAQGDSLKVMIQCDASPSPLDISCFMVNEAGKVPSDDYFIFYNQNVDPHQSVHLEQATERSTQFALNMTKLQAAPIAKCVFTATLEGAGTFAEVQGCKAVLTLGEQEITYTITEATAETALIFIEVYRYQQGFKVRAIGRGFFGGLKPLAESFGVEIDDSPEEETAPSQASPADPTPVPVVEPVSTPEPITPPVNTSIGKIDLLKRKVTLSLEKKQIPPIQARVAVVFDASGSMYSLYKKGVVQEAFERILAIAAAFDDNGELDVWFFAKEFLRAPSVRAEDYKDYVARTYKLGSKGGTNNEPPVMEDVIRRYTVEEPNVRIPTYIIFFSDGGVSSKSKITKLITESSHQNLFWQFVGLGNANYGILRQLDELKGRFIDNASFFELDDISKVSDEELYDRLLNEFPSWIVEARRKGILA
- a CDS encoding DMT family transporter, which codes for MTTQSNRIPAYLAALAYALIIGFSFLFMKMTINTAHPLDVLAHRFLLSTIVLGIPILLGWIKVTCTWRDIWRILPLAMLSPILFFAFQAFGLLYASSSEAGIIQATAPIFTLILATYFLKEQSSWIQKGSLLLSVIGVVFIFVMKGGTNFSLSNLGGILLLIGSALCFAGYGVLARPLTKQYNPLQLTWVTMITACVLFNIVALGRHLILGTVIEYVQPFTEPHYGFALLYLGILSSLGTTLLSSYALSHLEATKMSVFSNFATITSMIAGSVFLHEQLMYYHIIGTTLIILGVLGTNWGKRSGDRFKQMITSKS
- a CDS encoding PLP-dependent aminotransferase family protein; the encoded protein is MNKFKNTSKSKPMNKQQQLVVHIAQQIQAGTLVSGQKLPSIRSMAQTNQCSPSTVIGAYEQLMQERWIYAMDRSGYYVAQQGYNQQRYPVREQIDLSSAAPAPELFPYDDFQSCLNQATHVYRDQLFSYGMPQGLPPLLCEVRQQLEEVQVFARESQLFVTSGIQRALSILTMMPFSNGRQTIMIEQPSYHLLIELLGALHVPVEGVERTVNGLDWERIETLFQSGEIKFFYVIPRFHNPLGTSLSTVDKKRLVALAAKYDVYIVEDDYLSDLEHSVSNDPMYAYDTSEHIIYLKSYSKILFPGLRIGVAVLPAALIDTFAQYKRLLDIDSSVLSQAALHMYIKNGMFTRYRRYLLEGYDRRIKQLHRTLEALSADPIFANAPRNQAVHTFLRLPDNFPTSVLIRRLAQQNIIVGDGSQHFLPDSPYTINLLRMNVSNVPEEQIDHTLNIIAKEIRKLSITPKLHE